The proteins below come from a single Nitrosarchaeum sp. genomic window:
- a CDS encoding replication factor C small subunit: protein MLSTGMWVEKYRPSKLSEIVNQKEIIGSLEALIKDPTDMPHLMFSGSAGVGKTTTALCISRQILGEYAKDYTLELNASDERGIGMVREKVKKFSRFAGMVDVPFKIIILDEADEMTSDAQTALRRIIEDTAKYCRFILIANNISKIIDPIQSRCATFKFTSIPEEDVINHLENIAKKEKVKSDKKGLKAIYDYSEGDLRHAINLMQATASIGEISEENVKSSAGLTKTSDVDNVLKMALSGKIVDAREKMIELTKVYGMSESDFLKYLNSAVFKTKHDNISDILEVIAKYDYRILIGANPEIQLTAMLAELGKLEK, encoded by the coding sequence ATGTTATCAACAGGCATGTGGGTAGAAAAGTATCGCCCCTCTAAGCTTTCAGAAATAGTAAATCAAAAAGAAATTATCGGTAGTCTAGAAGCTCTAATTAAAGACCCTACAGATATGCCGCATCTAATGTTTTCAGGTTCTGCTGGAGTAGGTAAGACTACAACAGCCTTATGCATATCTAGACAAATTCTTGGGGAATATGCTAAAGACTATACCCTTGAACTAAATGCCTCAGATGAACGAGGTATAGGTATGGTTAGAGAAAAAGTAAAAAAGTTTTCAAGATTTGCAGGAATGGTAGATGTACCATTTAAGATAATTATTCTTGATGAGGCAGATGAAATGACATCTGATGCACAAACAGCGCTAAGACGAATAATAGAAGATACTGCAAAATATTGTAGATTTATTCTAATTGCAAACAATATCTCAAAAATCATTGATCCTATTCAAAGCAGATGTGCCACCTTCAAGTTTACATCTATTCCTGAAGAAGATGTAATTAACCATCTGGAAAACATAGCTAAAAAAGAGAAAGTAAAAAGTGATAAAAAAGGACTAAAAGCAATTTATGACTATTCTGAAGGAGATCTTAGACATGCGATTAATCTGATGCAAGCAACTGCAAGCATAGGTGAGATTTCAGAAGAAAATGTAAAATCATCAGCTGGATTGACAAAAACTAGTGATGTAGATAATGTTCTAAAAATGGCATTATCTGGAAAAATTGTAGATGCAAGAGAGAAGATGATTGAATTAACTAAAGTTTATGGAATGTCAGAATCAGATTTTCTAAAGTATCTAAATTCCGCAGTATTCAAAACAAAACATGATAATATTTCAGATATTTTAGAAGTGATTGCAAAATACGATTATAGAATTTTAATTGGGGCAAATCCTGAGATTCAATTAACAGCTATGTTAGCTGAATTAGGAAAATTAGAAAAATAA
- a CDS encoding DNA replication complex GINS family protein codes for MEIDKIEKLHSIGYGLKDAKVSINHDIKFNVAGVKINGTQGEVLNLPLWIGKILAQNKLASLEKPDMITELKQALSKEKMVGEYQMSTLDPHFYIKLKESMKDLNRDDFNHVESMMLELFRMRRGKLVKIADSTKLNSELYNKLTIEENIFFKTIHDNSIEFEKQIRGDLNEQSSN; via the coding sequence ATGGAAATAGATAAGATAGAAAAACTGCATTCTATTGGATATGGTCTAAAGGATGCTAAAGTCAGCATAAATCATGATATTAAATTCAATGTTGCAGGTGTTAAAATTAATGGCACTCAAGGCGAAGTCTTGAATCTACCTTTATGGATAGGTAAAATTCTAGCCCAAAACAAACTTGCTTCACTTGAAAAACCAGATATGATTACTGAGCTTAAACAGGCATTATCAAAAGAAAAGATGGTTGGAGAATATCAAATGTCTACACTTGATCCTCACTTTTACATAAAATTAAAAGAATCCATGAAAGACTTGAATCGTGATGATTTTAATCATGTTGAAAGTATGATGTTAGAATTGTTTAGAATGAGACGAGGCAAACTTGTAAAAATCGCAGATTCAACAAAACTTAATTCTGAATTATATAATAAACTAACAATTGAAGAAAATATTTTCTTTAAAACAATTCATGATAATAGTATAGAATTTGAAAAACAAATTAGAGGAGATTTAAATGAGCAGAGTTCAAACTAG
- a CDS encoding minichromosome maintenance protein MCM — MSRVQTSTFTDSALSDKVKEFLTRFKDKFGNYKYVEQIDEMMPKNAKFIIVDYNDLVIEPEIEHIFSTDPDRVLNAFSRAIKEALQTRFPDYAEKIKDEVRVRLVNYPLQRSLRQINAETIGNISSVSGMVVRASEVKPLAKELVFVCPDEHQTKVIQLKGMDVKIPIVCDNPSCKHRDFELKPEASKFIDFQILRLQELPEDLPPGQLPHYIDVTIRQDLVDNARPGDRIILTGIVRVEQESIAGITRGHSGLYRLRIEGNNIEFLGGRGSKTSRKIEREEVSPEDEKMIKTLAQSPNVYQRLIDSFAPHIQGQSLIKEAILLLIVGSTQRLLGDGSKIRGDINVFLVGDPGTAKSEMLKFCARIAPRGLYTSGRGSTAAGLTAAVVRDKTGIMMLEAGAVVLGDQGLVCIDEFDKMKPEDRSALHEVMEQQSASIAKGGIVATLNARTSILAAANPMYGKYDPFKNITENVNLPIPLLTRFDLIFVVRDIPGREKDEKIARHIIELHTPQGTDKRSVIDVDILTKYLSYAKRSSPDLTKEAEEKILEYYLQMRNVESEEMITVTPRQLEGIIRLSTARARLLMKDKVEEEDAERAIFLIQSMLQDAGVDVNTGKVDLGVLQGRPRSEVSKMQLFMDVLKSMEGDNKVAVEERTFVKELEKTEKFTEEEARNYIRRMLREASIYESKPGHYNRV; from the coding sequence ATGAGCAGAGTTCAAACTAGTACTTTTACTGATTCAGCATTATCTGATAAGGTCAAAGAATTTCTAACAAGATTCAAGGATAAATTTGGAAATTACAAGTATGTAGAACAAATTGACGAAATGATGCCAAAGAATGCAAAATTTATCATTGTAGATTATAATGATCTTGTAATAGAGCCTGAAATTGAACATATCTTTTCAACTGATCCTGATAGAGTTCTAAATGCATTCTCAAGAGCAATCAAAGAAGCGCTCCAAACAAGATTTCCTGATTATGCAGAAAAAATTAAAGATGAAGTTCGTGTAAGGCTTGTAAATTATCCTCTTCAAAGGAGTTTAAGACAAATTAATGCTGAAACTATTGGAAATATTTCTAGTGTTTCAGGTATGGTTGTTAGAGCTTCAGAAGTAAAACCTCTTGCAAAAGAATTGGTCTTTGTATGTCCTGATGAACATCAAACTAAAGTTATTCAACTAAAAGGAATGGATGTAAAAATCCCAATAGTTTGTGATAACCCGAGTTGTAAACACAGAGATTTTGAATTAAAGCCAGAAGCTAGTAAATTCATAGATTTTCAAATTCTTAGATTACAAGAACTTCCAGAAGATCTTCCTCCCGGCCAATTACCTCATTATATTGACGTTACAATTAGACAAGATCTTGTAGATAATGCAAGACCAGGTGATAGAATTATCCTTACTGGTATAGTACGAGTAGAGCAAGAATCTATTGCAGGAATAACTCGAGGTCACAGTGGATTATATCGATTACGAATAGAGGGAAACAATATTGAATTTTTAGGAGGGCGAGGTTCTAAAACTTCACGTAAAATTGAGAGAGAAGAAGTATCTCCTGAAGATGAAAAGATGATCAAAACACTTGCTCAAAGTCCTAATGTATATCAGAGATTGATTGATTCTTTTGCACCGCATATTCAAGGACAATCTTTAATCAAAGAAGCTATTTTATTACTGATTGTCGGTTCAACTCAAAGATTACTTGGTGATGGAAGTAAGATTAGAGGTGACATCAACGTATTTCTTGTTGGTGATCCTGGTACTGCAAAAAGTGAAATGCTAAAATTTTGTGCAAGAATTGCTCCACGAGGACTATACACATCAGGTAGAGGTTCAACAGCAGCAGGTCTTACTGCTGCTGTAGTACGTGATAAAACAGGAATCATGATGTTAGAAGCAGGAGCTGTTGTACTTGGTGATCAAGGTCTTGTATGTATTGATGAATTTGATAAGATGAAACCTGAAGACAGAAGCGCATTGCATGAAGTTATGGAACAGCAATCAGCAAGTATTGCAAAGGGTGGTATTGTTGCCACATTAAACGCAAGAACATCAATTTTAGCAGCTGCTAACCCAATGTATGGAAAATACGATCCATTCAAAAATATAACAGAAAATGTAAATCTGCCAATTCCATTATTGACTAGATTTGACTTAATTTTTGTAGTACGTGATATCCCTGGAAGGGAAAAAGACGAAAAAATTGCAAGACACATAATTGAATTACATACACCACAAGGAACTGACAAACGTTCAGTAATTGATGTTGATATTCTAACAAAATATCTTTCATATGCAAAACGTTCTAGTCCTGATTTAACCAAAGAAGCTGAAGAAAAAATTCTGGAATATTACCTTCAAATGAGAAATGTAGAATCTGAAGAAATGATTACAGTCACACCTAGACAGCTAGAAGGAATTATTAGGCTTTCAACCGCAAGAGCGAGATTACTTATGAAAGATAAAGTAGAGGAAGAAGATGCTGAGAGAGCCATATTTCTAATTCAAAGTATGCTTCAAGATGCAGGCGTTGATGTTAATACTGGTAAGGTTGATCTTGGAGTTTTGCAAGGAAGGCCAAGAAGTGAAGTATCTAAGATGCAGTTGTTTATGGATGTTTTAAAATCGATGGAAGGTGACAATAAAGTTGCAGTTGAAGAACGAACTTTTGTCAAAGAACTAGAAAAGACAGAAAAATTTACTGAAGAGGAAGCGCGAAACTATATTCGAAGAATGCTTCGCGAAGCATCTATTTATGAATCAAAACCCGGTCATTATAACCGAGTATGA
- a CDS encoding DEAD/DEAH box helicase, whose amino-acid sequence MKIEQLDLLKPAIDFLLSEGFSKLYPPQADCIDAGLLNGKSILVSAPTASGKTLTAIISIINYLSKNNGKVVYLSPLRALASEKFTEFKKLEKIDLGKKIRVGISTGDFENIEKNLEKNNVLVLTNEKMDSIIRHGTEWIDEIGLVIADEIHLIGDESRGPTLEMILTKLKLLESKPQILGLSATITNSAELANWLDCTLVKNDWRPVPLSEGVYDAGGVIMNNGKKFEVEPSIRGISIDLGVQSVKDGGQSLVFAETRTRSKALATKAADIISQFLEKNESEELEKVSKKILSNNEHTELVRTLATLIKKGVAFHHAGLNQNCRQAIETEFRKGTIKLLSSTPTLAAGVNLPARRVIISNINRYNAKVGANRPISILEYKQLCGRAGRPQYDDYGESIIVGNGNSEDLMEYYIHGEPEPILSKITDDKSLRTHVLSIIVTNPGIKKENILEFFLHTLGGIQSRKATIKFAIDISLRFLTSAFLIIKKGERYAATEFGKKTSMLYVDPLTATYFRDALENVSKERKHTFGFLHLISNCEEFFPKFSLRNKDFETASLMIENHSSEILEPLSEYDCSRSLLALQAWITESSELSLSDNLGIESGDMHRMVETADWLAYCLREISKHVERADLLDELENLRQRIIYGIKEELLDLVKVKGIGRVRARVLYKHGIKSLDDLSKIPVNKLAEIDKIGSTIADNIKSELKKVR is encoded by the coding sequence ATGAAAATAGAACAACTAGATCTTCTTAAACCTGCAATTGATTTTTTATTGTCTGAAGGATTTTCTAAATTATATCCACCACAAGCAGATTGTATTGATGCTGGACTCCTCAATGGAAAAAGTATACTAGTTTCTGCACCTACCGCGAGTGGTAAAACTCTAACTGCAATCATATCTATAATTAATTATCTTTCAAAAAATAATGGTAAAGTTGTATATCTTAGTCCATTAAGAGCATTAGCTTCTGAAAAATTTACTGAATTCAAAAAACTAGAAAAAATTGATTTAGGAAAAAAAATTAGAGTGGGAATATCCACTGGTGATTTTGAAAATATTGAAAAAAATCTTGAAAAAAATAATGTGCTAGTTTTAACAAATGAAAAAATGGATTCTATAATTCGTCATGGTACTGAATGGATTGATGAAATTGGATTAGTTATTGCAGACGAGATTCATCTTATTGGAGATGAAAGTAGAGGACCAACATTGGAGATGATCTTAACAAAACTAAAATTATTAGAATCTAAACCTCAAATTTTAGGTCTTAGTGCAACAATAACGAATTCTGCTGAACTTGCAAATTGGCTTGATTGTACACTTGTAAAAAATGACTGGCGACCTGTTCCTCTATCTGAAGGAGTATATGATGCGGGAGGAGTAATAATGAATAATGGTAAAAAATTTGAGGTTGAGCCTAGTATTCGTGGGATTTCTATTGATTTGGGTGTACAATCTGTAAAAGACGGTGGTCAATCATTAGTTTTTGCAGAAACTAGAACACGTTCAAAAGCTCTTGCAACAAAAGCTGCGGATATTATATCACAATTTTTAGAAAAAAACGAATCTGAAGAATTAGAAAAAGTTTCAAAAAAAATACTCTCAAATAATGAACATACTGAATTAGTAAGAACACTTGCAACATTAATAAAAAAAGGGGTTGCATTTCATCATGCTGGATTAAATCAAAACTGTAGACAAGCAATAGAAACTGAATTTCGTAAAGGCACTATCAAATTATTATCTTCTACTCCTACATTAGCTGCTGGTGTAAATCTTCCTGCAAGAAGAGTTATTATTTCTAACATCAATAGATATAATGCAAAGGTTGGTGCAAACAGACCAATTAGTATCTTAGAGTACAAACAACTTTGTGGTAGAGCTGGAAGACCACAATATGACGACTATGGTGAATCAATAATTGTTGGAAATGGAAATAGTGAAGATCTAATGGAGTATTATATTCATGGAGAACCAGAACCGATTTTATCAAAAATCACCGATGATAAGTCATTAAGAACACATGTGTTAAGTATAATTGTAACAAATCCCGGAATTAAAAAAGAAAACATTTTAGAGTTTTTTTTGCATACATTGGGTGGAATACAATCTAGAAAAGCAACTATAAAATTTGCCATTGATATATCCTTAAGGTTTCTAACTAGTGCATTTTTAATCATTAAAAAAGGTGAGAGATATGCTGCTACCGAGTTTGGAAAAAAAACTTCGATGTTGTATGTTGATCCATTAACTGCAACTTACTTTAGAGATGCACTTGAAAATGTATCTAAAGAAAGAAAACACACTTTTGGATTTTTACATTTAATTTCAAATTGTGAAGAATTTTTCCCTAAATTCTCACTAAGAAATAAAGACTTTGAAACTGCCAGTTTAATGATTGAAAATCATTCTTCAGAGATATTAGAACCATTATCTGAATATGATTGCTCTAGAAGTTTACTTGCTTTACAGGCTTGGATTACGGAATCATCTGAATTATCTCTATCTGATAATCTAGGAATAGAATCTGGTGATATGCATAGAATGGTTGAGACTGCTGATTGGTTAGCATATTGTTTACGAGAAATTTCAAAACATGTTGAACGTGCTGATCTTCTTGATGAATTAGAGAATCTTAGACAACGAATAATTTATGGAATTAAGGAAGAATTGTTAGATTTAGTGAAAGTAAAAGGAATTGGACGTGTAAGAGCAAGAGTGCTATATAAACATGGAATTAAATCTCTTGATGATTTATCAAAGATTCCAGTGAACAAATTAGCAGAAATTGATAAAATTGGTTCAACCATCGCAGATAACATAAAGTCAGAGTTAAAGAAGGTTAGATAG
- a CDS encoding glycosyltransferase 4 family protein: protein MTELIIPAIISCVGAFFTVFFTTPYLIKFLHKRNLAVQDVNKKDHVMIVRPGGPSIIAGIIVSEFILYGFLQMNEILAIIITSFIAFLIGYVDDRKVMGGWFKPIALIFAAAPIIFFGAYDSNLSFPLFGTVQIPALYLGLIIFMIPITGNTINSIDVLNGVASGFMVIASFSLSAALFILQHYEMAIVSLPLGFVALAFYKYHKIPSKIFPGDSGALALGGMYGAIAIIGHVEIIAAIALLPAVINSFLFLSSMKRIVEHRQIKGKPVEHTEDFKLMATKDKTAPITLVRLILAVGPLSEKQVGYVIFKLAIFSGILAIITAFMTRLVI from the coding sequence TTGACTGAATTAATCATACCTGCAATCATTTCATGTGTTGGTGCATTTTTTACCGTATTTTTTACAACTCCATATTTGATTAAATTTCTACACAAAAGAAATCTTGCAGTCCAAGATGTGAACAAAAAAGATCATGTGATGATTGTACGACCTGGAGGTCCATCCATAATTGCAGGAATTATAGTATCGGAATTTATTTTATATGGGTTTTTACAAATGAATGAAATTCTTGCAATAATAATTACTAGTTTTATAGCGTTTCTAATTGGCTATGTGGATGATAGAAAAGTAATGGGAGGATGGTTTAAACCAATTGCTTTGATATTTGCTGCAGCACCGATAATTTTCTTTGGTGCATATGATTCCAATCTATCTTTTCCTTTATTTGGTACAGTCCAAATACCTGCTCTTTATCTTGGACTAATCATTTTCATGATCCCTATCACAGGTAATACCATTAATTCTATTGATGTACTAAACGGAGTAGCTAGCGGTTTTATGGTTATTGCAAGTTTTTCCCTTAGTGCCGCATTATTTATTTTACAACATTATGAAATGGCTATAGTTAGTTTACCATTAGGATTTGTTGCTTTAGCATTTTACAAATATCATAAAATTCCAAGCAAAATATTTCCTGGAGATTCTGGTGCTTTAGCTTTGGGTGGAATGTATGGCGCAATTGCAATAATTGGTCATGTAGAAATTATTGCAGCAATCGCTCTTTTGCCTGCAGTAATTAACTCATTTTTGTTCTTATCTAGCATGAAACGAATCGTAGAACATAGGCAAATCAAAGGAAAACCTGTTGAGCATACTGAAGATTTCAAATTAATGGCAACTAAAGATAAAACTGCTCCAATTACACTAGTACGACTAATTCTAGCAGTAGGACCATTATCTGAAAAACAAGTTGGTTATGTAATTTTCAAACTTGCTATTTTTTCAGGAATCCTTGCAATAATAACTGCATTTATGACGAGGTTAGTCATTTGA
- a CDS encoding acyltransferase: MVTNFISEKAKIGENVKIWHFSYIGDNVEIGNNVKIGSLVHIDYNVKIGENTKIEGQAYIPPLSRIGKNVFIGPAAVLTNDPYPMCEKMVGVTIEDNAVIGARAVIKAGVTIGKNSVVAMGAVVTRNVPEDSVVIGVPATIRYTRKEYDKKQKQWMES; the protein is encoded by the coding sequence TTGGTTACAAACTTTATTTCTGAAAAAGCAAAGATAGGAGAGAATGTCAAAATCTGGCATTTTTCATATATTGGAGATAATGTAGAAATTGGAAATAATGTGAAGATTGGTTCACTTGTTCATATTGATTACAATGTAAAGATTGGAGAAAATACAAAGATAGAAGGACAAGCATACATCCCACCATTATCAAGAATTGGAAAAAATGTATTCATTGGACCTGCAGCAGTATTAACTAATGATCCATATCCAATGTGTGAGAAAATGGTAGGAGTAACCATTGAAGATAATGCAGTGATAGGGGCAAGGGCTGTTATTAAAGCAGGTGTAACTATTGGCAAGAATAGTGTAGTTGCTATGGGTGCAGTAGTAACGAGAAATGTTCCAGAAGATTCTGTAGTAATTGGAGTTCCCGCTACAATAAGGTATACACGTAAAGAATACGATAAAAAACAAAAACAGTGGATGGAAAGTTAG
- a CDS encoding Trm112 family protein produces MNKTMMDILACPIDKNHPLELYEIKEENNIVSEGALFCPKCSRFYPIIEEIPIMLPDELRNKKQEIEFLTNNKKNLPEKIITMAKPWHL; encoded by the coding sequence ATGAACAAGACAATGATGGATATTTTAGCATGCCCTATAGACAAAAATCATCCTTTAGAACTATATGAAATTAAAGAAGAAAATAATATTGTTTCAGAAGGAGCATTATTTTGCCCCAAATGTTCAAGATTTTATCCCATAATTGAAGAGATTCCAATAATGTTACCTGATGAATTAAGAAACAAGAAGCAAGAGATAGAATTTCTCACTAATAATAAGAAAAACTTGCCTGAAAAAATTATTACTATGGCAAAGCCATGGCATTTGTGA
- a CDS encoding Gfo/Idh/MocA family oxidoreductase, whose translation MKIVQIGTGGWGKNHTRILSQLGVLSAVCDTNAERSKEYGEKYSVNHYNSLDDLIEFEEFDGAFVVTPTSTHTEIATKLLEAKKHVFVEKPMTYKSEDGQKIADLAKKNSLVLTCGYIERFNPAVDNVKKFVKEKKYGELVMLEFHRENRMPLHIKDVGIIYDTSVHDIDTANWLFDDMPQVVFARSGRINHEHEDFASIMLGYKNDKVAIISSNWITPKRVRTFTAVCTDAIITSDFISQEIKIEKKEETEIPRNDKQEPLLLEIQSFLGAIEGKNNLVVSSQQAVNVTKIAEAALLSSQKGMPIYLELK comes from the coding sequence ATGAAAATTGTTCAAATCGGTACAGGAGGATGGGGGAAAAATCATACAAGAATTCTATCACAATTAGGTGTTCTTTCTGCAGTTTGCGATACTAATGCTGAAAGAAGTAAAGAATATGGTGAAAAATATTCAGTTAATCATTATAATTCATTGGATGATTTGATTGAATTTGAAGAATTTGATGGAGCGTTTGTAGTAACTCCAACATCAACACACACAGAAATTGCAACAAAATTGCTTGAAGCAAAAAAACATGTATTTGTAGAAAAACCCATGACATACAAATCAGAAGATGGTCAGAAAATTGCAGATCTGGCCAAAAAAAATAGCCTAGTACTAACTTGTGGATACATAGAACGATTTAACCCAGCAGTAGATAATGTGAAAAAGTTTGTGAAAGAAAAAAAATATGGAGAACTTGTAATGCTTGAATTTCACAGAGAAAATAGAATGCCACTACATATCAAAGATGTTGGAATTATTTACGATACATCTGTTCATGACATAGATACTGCAAATTGGTTGTTTGATGATATGCCTCAAGTAGTTTTTGCAAGATCAGGTAGAATAAATCATGAACATGAAGATTTTGCAAGTATTATGTTAGGATATAAAAATGACAAAGTAGCAATTATTTCATCAAATTGGATTACACCAAAAAGAGTTAGAACATTTACAGCAGTGTGTACTGATGCAATAATTACATCAGATTTCATTTCGCAGGAAATAAAAATTGAGAAAAAAGAAGAAACCGAAATACCACGGAATGACAAACAGGAACCATTACTACTGGAAATTCAAAGTTTTTTGGGAGCTATAGAAGGAAAAAATAATCTAGTTGTAAGTTCACAGCAAGCAGTAAATGTAACAAAAATAGCAGAAGCTGCACTTTTATCTAGCCAAAAAGGCATGCCAATCTATCTGGAATTGAAATGA
- a CDS encoding branched-chain amino acid transaminase yields MGLPISKYVWFDGKFTTIDKAKVPITTHAIHYGTSVFEGIRAYWNGKNLFIFRLDEHVKRFRKSGQFYNISLNFSDQIISNAIIRICEKNKIKKSCYIRPFYFVGDYGINLHVTEKAPTNVAIFAFPFGDLFSKNGITAGVVSWRKFSDMSNPPQAKMGGNYLNSIIATQEAKRSGYDEAILLDHNGNVSEAPGENIFIVREERLITPSLSSSALNGITRDAIIKIAKDLNIDVTENDVSRSELEISDEIFLTGTAAEITPIISMNGKKIGDGKPGHITKKMMKEYTDIVMNKNQNYSDWLTAVY; encoded by the coding sequence GTGGGTCTTCCTATTTCAAAATATGTTTGGTTTGATGGAAAATTTACAACCATAGATAAAGCCAAAGTCCCAATTACAACTCATGCAATTCATTATGGAACTTCTGTTTTTGAGGGAATTCGAGCATATTGGAATGGAAAAAATCTTTTTATCTTTAGATTAGATGAACATGTAAAGCGGTTTAGAAAATCAGGTCAATTTTATAATATTTCGCTTAATTTTTCAGATCAAATCATTAGTAATGCAATAATTAGAATTTGCGAAAAAAATAAAATAAAAAAATCATGTTATATTAGACCATTTTATTTTGTAGGAGATTATGGAATAAATCTACATGTTACAGAAAAAGCACCAACTAATGTTGCAATTTTTGCTTTCCCATTTGGAGATTTATTTAGCAAAAATGGAATTACTGCAGGAGTGGTATCATGGAGAAAATTCTCTGACATGTCAAATCCACCACAAGCAAAAATGGGAGGAAATTATCTTAATTCAATTATAGCAACACAAGAAGCAAAAAGAAGTGGTTATGATGAAGCAATTTTATTGGATCATAATGGAAATGTAAGTGAAGCGCCTGGAGAAAATATTTTCATTGTAAGAGAAGAACGATTGATCACACCATCATTATCTTCTTCAGCATTAAATGGAATAACACGTGATGCAATAATAAAAATTGCAAAGGATCTAAATATTGATGTGACAGAAAATGATGTATCTAGAAGTGAATTAGAAATTTCTGATGAAATTTTTCTTACGGGTACTGCTGCAGAGATCACACCTATAATTTCAATGAATGGTAAGAAAATTGGTGATGGTAAACCAGGACATATTACTAAAAAAATGATGAAAGAGTATACAGACATAGTAATGAACAAAAACCAAAATTACTCTGATTGGTTAACTGCGGTGTATTAA
- a CDS encoding ferredoxin--NADP reductase, which yields MVVDNKATITYVQLLKEDLVIIRLVPKDGPVPDYQAGQFITLGLPNPVEGGKIVRRAYSIASHPENKKYIELVIRWVRKPLPGRLTTQLFNAKEGDEILWLKPTGRALLINETLPNGEKDNRRIICIGGGTGLAPFVSFAQHLHAIGDKREIIVLHGASYVDELSYKELLTDLENESIAKGKDKWNFKYRAAISRPQEWFNRSWAGQVGRVETFLRPRDNGISPLEELIEDKITKENTMFYVCGWQGTIDGVMDFLKPKGFVTEHDKRADGSFEVKYESYG from the coding sequence ATGGTAGTAGATAACAAAGCAACCATCACCTATGTTCAGTTACTTAAGGAAGACCTTGTAATTATTAGACTAGTACCAAAAGACGGACCAGTTCCTGATTATCAGGCAGGTCAGTTTATCACATTAGGTTTACCAAATCCTGTAGAAGGTGGAAAAATTGTTAGAAGAGCTTATTCAATTGCATCACATCCTGAAAATAAAAAGTATATTGAGCTTGTAATTAGATGGGTAAGAAAACCACTTCCAGGTAGATTAACCACGCAGTTATTCAATGCTAAAGAAGGTGATGAAATTTTATGGTTAAAACCTACAGGTAGAGCACTCTTGATAAATGAAACCCTTCCAAATGGAGAAAAAGATAATCGAAGAATTATTTGTATTGGAGGGGGTACAGGTCTAGCACCATTTGTAAGTTTTGCACAACACCTACATGCTATTGGAGATAAAAGAGAGATAATTGTTTTACATGGTGCAAGTTATGTTGATGAGTTAAGTTACAAAGAATTACTAACAGATTTAGAAAATGAAAGCATAGCAAAAGGAAAAGACAAATGGAATTTTAAATACAGAGCAGCTATAAGTAGACCACAAGAATGGTTTAACAGATCATGGGCAGGTCAAGTTGGAAGGGTTGAAACATTTCTTAGACCAAGAGACAATGGAATTTCACCATTAGAAGAATTGATTGAAGATAAAATTACAAAAGAAAATACAATGTTTTATGTCTGTGGTTGGCAAGGAACAATTGATGGTGTAATGGATTTCCTAAAACCAAAAGGATTTGTTACAGAACATGATAAACGTGCAGACGGAAGCTTTGAAGTAAAGTACGAATCGTACGGTTAA
- a CDS encoding HEAT repeat domain-containing protein encodes MKNIIEILDSGTIEEKIKNLEFLAGTNNIEIIQKIISKLDDVDIKVRGEAFSALVLNENNISDLLVNNLKSQNKNIRGYTALVIANRNDTNAISEIINLLDDQSSMVKACALGALGHLKAKEAKEAIYDCLSDCNLEVRKSALQAIIDLGYSLSESEIKELSNQQDSELERLLSNVKRESGPKGI; translated from the coding sequence ATGAAAAACATCATAGAAATTTTAGATTCAGGAACTATTGAAGAAAAAATTAAAAATCTGGAATTTCTTGCTGGTACAAACAATATAGAAATTATACAAAAAATAATTTCAAAATTAGATGATGTCGATATTAAAGTGAGAGGAGAAGCTTTTAGTGCACTAGTATTAAATGAAAATAATATTTCAGATTTATTAGTAAATAATTTGAAATCTCAAAATAAAAACATTAGAGGATACACAGCTTTAGTAATAGCTAATCGAAATGATACTAATGCAATATCAGAAATCATCAATTTATTAGATGATCAAAGTTCAATGGTAAAAGCATGCGCTCTTGGAGCATTAGGACATCTTAAAGCAAAAGAAGCTAAAGAAGCAATTTATGATTGTCTATCCGACTGTAATTTGGAAGTTAGAAAAAGTGCATTACAAGCAATTATTGATCTCGGATATTCATTGTCAGAGAGTGAAATTAAAGAATTGTCTAATCAACAAGATTCAGAGTTAGAGAGATTACTTTCAAATGTTAAAAGAGAAAGTGGACCGAAAGGGATTTGA